A DNA window from Halomicrobium mukohataei DSM 12286 contains the following coding sequences:
- a CDS encoding signal peptidase I produces the protein MSVRATVGTALEVAAIVAVAALVLGAILGQPILFSYVETGSMEPTIDTGDGFVAVPSILAGSVDEGDVIVYEARELQGGGLTTHRVVGETDEGYITKGDANPFTDQDGPEPPVTDDQIVAHALQIDGTVVVIPALGVGVGAVQDGILALQSGFAELVGFGDSLDRQGSGVLLFAVGFVLFALTLVVDDERKRSTDRSRDRPGLLDARTATILLVLAVLVPANAAMLAGGGTQELVVDGDTVAQSPDIVPGDDATWEIGVDNYGLVPIVLVFEGESAGTSVLDEQLTVGPGQAATLSVSATAPEPGEQTVLSVTEYRYLHVLPAPVVATLHERHPLLALAAVNAVLVGVTTLVVSRVVGFRTVRVREGGNASLGTRLRRRLD, from the coding sequence GTGTCAGTTCGCGCGACCGTCGGGACCGCGCTCGAAGTGGCCGCGATCGTCGCCGTCGCGGCGCTGGTACTCGGGGCGATCCTCGGCCAGCCGATCCTGTTTTCGTACGTCGAGACGGGGAGCATGGAACCGACGATCGACACCGGCGACGGCTTCGTCGCGGTGCCGTCGATCCTCGCCGGAAGCGTCGACGAAGGTGACGTGATCGTCTACGAGGCCAGAGAGCTCCAGGGCGGTGGGCTGACCACCCACCGCGTCGTCGGCGAGACCGACGAGGGATACATCACGAAGGGCGACGCCAACCCCTTTACCGACCAGGACGGTCCCGAGCCGCCGGTGACCGACGATCAGATCGTCGCCCACGCGCTCCAGATCGACGGCACGGTCGTCGTCATCCCGGCGCTCGGCGTCGGAGTCGGTGCGGTCCAGGACGGCATTCTCGCGCTGCAGTCCGGCTTCGCCGAGCTCGTCGGCTTCGGCGATTCGCTGGACCGGCAGGGCTCGGGTGTCCTCCTCTTTGCCGTGGGGTTCGTACTGTTTGCCCTCACGCTCGTGGTCGACGACGAACGAAAGCGCAGCACCGATCGTTCGCGCGACCGCCCCGGACTGCTCGACGCGCGAACGGCGACGATACTGCTGGTGCTCGCAGTGCTGGTCCCGGCCAACGCCGCCATGCTCGCGGGCGGCGGAACGCAGGAGCTGGTCGTCGACGGCGACACCGTCGCCCAGAGCCCAGACATCGTCCCCGGCGACGACGCCACCTGGGAGATCGGTGTCGACAACTACGGACTGGTCCCGATCGTGCTCGTGTTCGAGGGAGAGAGTGCCGGCACCAGCGTCCTCGACGAGCAACTGACCGTAGGGCCCGGACAGGCCGCGACGCTGTCGGTGTCGGCGACCGCACCCGAACCGGGCGAGCAGACGGTCCTGTCGGTGACGGAGTATCGCTATCTCCACGTGCTGCCCGCCCCGGTCGTCGCCACACTCCACGAGCGACACCCGCTGCTCGCACTCGCCGCGGTCAACGCCGTGCTGGTGGGCGTCACGACGCTCGTGGTGAGTCGCGTCGTCGGGTTCCGGACCGTCAGGGTCCGCGAGGGCGGGAACGCGTCACTGGGGACCAGACTCCGCCGTCGTCTGGACTGA